One genomic window of Gossypium hirsutum isolate 1008001.06 chromosome D11, Gossypium_hirsutum_v2.1, whole genome shotgun sequence includes the following:
- the LOC107912806 gene encoding (S)-2-hydroxy-acid oxidase GLO1, producing the protein MLASEGIKGIELGRDEFEKRVWEWKEKFRPRILIDVNKIDMTTTVLGFKISMPIMIAPTAMQKMAHPEDSSLETCGIQEV; encoded by the exons ATGTTGGCTTCTGAAGGAATAAAAGGGATAGAATTGGGCAGAGATGAATTTGAAAAACGAGTTTGGGAGTGGAAAGAGAA GTTTCGACCCCGCATTCTTATTGATGTTAACAAGATTGACATGACCACCACTGTCCTGGGATTCAAGATTTCAATGCCTATCATGATTGCTCCGACTGCTATGCAGAAAATGGCTCACCCTGAAG ATTCCTCACTTGAGACCTGCGGAATACAAGAGGTCTAG